One Candidatus Niyogibacteria bacterium genomic region harbors:
- a CDS encoding magnesium transporter yields the protein MEIQPKKEYVAEDDTKESVEHLIERRVPWLFVGLLGGILATLIISKYEAILSADVRLAFFIPVIVYLSDAVGTQTETIYVRALTFKKTRFWTYIFKESVVGVGLGIIFGLILAVFAAYWLKSSAIGFVIGLTFLINLSLAPILAVIIPSVLYKRHSDPALGSGPVATIIQDLISLLVYFTVVSIIIF from the coding sequence ATGGAGATACAGCCAAAAAAAGAGTATGTGGCCGAAGACGACACCAAAGAATCCGTAGAGCATTTGATTGAACGCCGTGTTCCATGGCTTTTTGTCGGGCTTTTGGGCGGAATTCTTGCCACGCTGATTATTTCTAAATACGAAGCCATTCTTTCGGCCGATGTAAGGCTCGCTTTTTTCATTCCGGTTATCGTGTATCTAAGCGATGCCGTGGGCACGCAGACCGAAACTATTTATGTGCGGGCGCTTACGTTCAAAAAAACCCGTTTCTGGACTTACATTTTTAAAGAAAGCGTAGTCGGCGTCGGCCTCGGCATTATTTTCGGCTTGATTTTAGCGGTTTTTGCCGCGTATTGGCTTAAATCTTCCGCGATTGGATTTGTCATAGGACTGACCTTTTTGATCAATCTTTCGCTGGCTCCGATTTTGGCCGTGATTATTCCAAGCGTTTTATACAAAAGACATTCTGATCCGGCTTTGGGCTCGGGGCCCGTGGCAACCATCATTCAGGATTTAATAAGTCTGCTTGTTTATTTTACGGTGGTTAGCATTATTATTTTTTGA
- a CDS encoding C39 family peptidase: protein MELLPVKPFQETLGGGYCGPASLKMVFNYYGLEKSEIELAEACGRDSKLGVSSETMAEVARKYGFDAEVKNESDFFEIKSWLEKKVPVIVDWFTPGRRDYPDSEMPDGHYSVVVGLDADKIYLQDPEIGGPRAVSRDDFLRVWFDFPGVSITKPEDMVLRQIIIIRH, encoded by the coding sequence ATGGAACTTCTTCCGGTAAAGCCGTTTCAAGAAACTCTCGGCGGCGGGTATTGCGGTCCGGCCAGTTTGAAGATGGTTTTTAATTATTACGGCCTTGAAAAAAGTGAGATTGAGCTTGCTGAAGCTTGTGGTCGTGATTCGAAATTAGGGGTTTCCTCCGAAACTATGGCTGAGGTTGCGCGTAAATACGGTTTTGATGCCGAGGTAAAAAATGAATCTGATTTTTTTGAAATTAAATCATGGTTGGAAAAAAAAGTTCCGGTTATCGTGGATTGGTTCACGCCCGGCCGCAGGGATTATCCGGATTCCGAGATGCCTGACGGGCATTACTCCGTGGTTGTGGGATTAGATGCCGATAAAATTTATCTGCAGGACCCTGAGATCGGCGGCCCGCGCGCGGTTTCGCGCGATGATTTCCTTCGCGTCTGGTTTGATTTTCCTGGCGTCTCCATAACCAAACCTGAAGACATGGTTTTGCGCCAGATAATAATTATCCGGCATTGA
- a CDS encoding NUDIX hydrolase yields MTLEHTLDEYLDLVDENDNVVGKKKRSEVYADGLSNFRVVNVFIVNSKGEIWIPRRAADKRIYPLCLDMSMGGHVESGESYEDAFKRELREELNIDVDKAVIHLLGHLTPRKDGVSAYMKVYEIKMDETPNYNKNDFTEYFWLTPKALFERISNGEKTKGDLPKLVKIFYQSSIL; encoded by the coding sequence ATGACCCTTGAACACACTTTAGACGAATATTTGGACCTTGTTGACGAAAACGATAATGTTGTCGGCAAAAAGAAACGTTCGGAAGTCTACGCCGATGGTCTTTCAAATTTCCGAGTGGTGAATGTTTTTATTGTAAATTCAAAAGGGGAAATATGGATACCTCGGCGCGCCGCCGATAAAAGAATCTATCCTTTGTGTTTGGATATGAGCATGGGCGGACATGTTGAAAGCGGGGAGAGCTACGAGGACGCGTTTAAACGCGAATTGCGGGAGGAACTGAATATTGACGTTGATAAGGCCGTTATCCATTTACTGGGACATTTAACTCCGCGAAAAGACGGAGTTTCGGCATATATGAAAGTATATGAAATTAAAATGGACGAAACGCCGAACTACAACAAAAATGATTTTACGGAATATTTTTGGCTGACGCCGAAGGCGCTTTTTGAACGCATTTCTAACGGCGAAAAAACAAAAGGCGATTTACCGAAATTGGTGAAGATTTTTTATCAATCATCTATTTTGTGA
- a CDS encoding AbrB/MazE/SpoVT family DNA-binding domain-containing protein produces MKKYVRKVTRVGKRSLSVVIPAEIADELKIREKQKLVITRQGKKIIIADWKPKRR; encoded by the coding sequence ATGAAAAAATATGTCAGAAAGGTGACGAGGGTCGGGAAGCGGAGTTTGTCGGTCGTGATTCCTGCGGAAATTGCCGATGAATTGAAAATTCGCGAAAAACAAAAACTCGTTATCACCCGCCAAGGCAAAAAGATAATAATCGCCGACTGGAAACCAAAAAGAAGATGA
- a CDS encoding histidine phosphatase family protein, with amino-acid sequence MPIKITYFVHGTTTDNEKGISSGWSDVGLSELGVKQSIELKNQIKDKKFDVVFCSDLRRAVDSAKLVFEGVAPIIPDQRLRECNYGKFNGHSSEIVEPMQEKMIIEKFPDGESYEDVKTRVADFLEFLKQNYDGKSVALVSHKAPQLALEVLLKNKTWDEAFAEDWRKTKSWKPGWEYVL; translated from the coding sequence ATGCCAATCAAAATAACTTATTTCGTACACGGAACGACTACGGATAACGAGAAAGGAATCTCGTCCGGGTGGTCTGACGTCGGACTTTCGGAGCTTGGTGTAAAACAATCCATTGAATTAAAAAACCAAATCAAAGACAAAAAATTTGATGTTGTCTTTTGCTCCGACCTGAGACGAGCAGTTGACTCCGCAAAACTAGTTTTTGAAGGAGTGGCGCCAATTATCCCCGACCAAAGATTGCGCGAGTGCAATTACGGCAAGTTTAACGGCCACTCGTCTGAAATTGTCGAGCCGATGCAAGAAAAAATGATAATCGAAAAATTTCCCGATGGCGAAAGCTACGAGGATGTAAAAACGCGCGTTGCCGATTTTCTTGAATTTTTAAAACAAAATTACGACGGCAAAAGCGTCGCCTTAGTTTCGCATAAAGCCCCGCAGCTTGCCCTTGAAGTTTTGCTTAAAAATAAAACATGGGATGAGGCGTTCGCCGAAGATTGGCGAAAAACAAAATCCTGGAAACCAGGCTGGGAGTATGTATTATAG
- a CDS encoding NUDIX domain-containing protein translates to MDTEEKEKYFVAVKVFLKKDGKLLILKDSFGDWDLPGGRIKKDEFETPLDEIIERKMTEELGKDIKYTIGEPIIFMRHERVEHAPGNPTVRIFAIGYESELKSGEVKTSERHSELLWVDPNNFKPEEFFKGGWLRGVKEYIEFNK, encoded by the coding sequence ATGGATACAGAAGAAAAAGAAAAATATTTTGTGGCGGTAAAAGTTTTTTTGAAAAAAGACGGCAAACTTTTAATACTTAAAGATAGCTTTGGCGACTGGGATTTGCCCGGAGGACGAATCAAAAAAGACGAGTTCGAAACACCTTTGGATGAAATTATCGAACGCAAAATGACGGAGGAGCTGGGTAAAGACATCAAATACACTATCGGCGAGCCGATCATTTTTATGAGGCATGAAAGAGTCGAACATGCGCCGGGCAATCCCACCGTTAGAATATTTGCCATCGGTTATGAGAGTGAATTGAAAAGTGGCGAAGTCAAAACTTCGGAAAGACACTCGGAATTGCTTTGGGTTGACCCAAACAATTTTAAACCCGAAGAATTTTTCAAAGGAGGCTGGCTGAGGGGGGTTAAAGAATATATTGAGTTTAATAAATAA
- a CDS encoding alpha/beta hydrolase: MKRVIIVHCWEGTPDYCWYPSVKKELESKGFEVKIPAFPDTEHPKQNAWVPFLSEEIGQPDENLFLIGHSVGCVTIMRYLETLRENQRVGGVVFVAGFTEDLGYDEIKNFFETPIDFEKVKSNSKNGFVVIHSDNDPHVDLKYADILKEKLGAKIIIKHKMGHFSGAIEGEKPCLELPEVIQTIEDLSK, from the coding sequence ATGAAAAGAGTAATTATAGTCCATTGTTGGGAGGGGACACCAGACTATTGCTGGTATCCGTCAGTAAAAAAAGAACTTGAATCCAAAGGATTTGAAGTGAAAATTCCGGCGTTCCCCGACACCGAACACCCAAAGCAAAACGCGTGGGTCCCGTTCCTTTCTGAAGAAATAGGGCAACCTGACGAAAACCTATTTCTCATAGGCCACAGCGTCGGATGTGTTACAATAATGCGCTATTTGGAAACTTTGCGCGAAAACCAAAGAGTGGGCGGCGTGGTCTTTGTCGCCGGATTTACCGAGGATTTGGGTTACGACGAAATCAAAAACTTTTTTGAGACGCCGATTGATTTTGAAAAAGTAAAATCAAACTCTAAAAACGGCTTTGTGGTGATTCATTCCGACAACGATCCGCATGTTGATTTGAAATACGCAGACATTCTCAAAGAAAAACTCGGCGCGAAAATCATAATCAAACACAAAATGGGCCATTTTTCCGGCGCGATTGAAGGCGAAAAACCCTGTCTAGAACTTCCCGAGGTGATCCAAACCATTGAGGATTTATCAAAGTAA
- a CDS encoding HAD hydrolase-like protein, with amino-acid sequence MIKAIIFDYDGVIVDSFGTVHEIYQEICREVGAVCPDSLEDFKKIYGYSAKETYKNLGFSEKDIERARIMFAELILKKEPKLYEGVPEVLEKLSSKYILILATNNLIEEVKQKFDKYKLTHYFKKIIGKNVGIPFQKSEAIINVLLDLGLGKEGVIYIGDRDIDADIADEAGIKNVILVEYGWGYHRERPHKIHVKEPSDIVSAVSGFNK; translated from the coding sequence ATGATAAAAGCTATAATTTTTGACTATGACGGCGTGATAGTGGATTCGTTCGGAACGGTACATGAAATATACCAGGAGATTTGTAGAGAAGTTGGGGCAGTTTGCCCCGATTCTTTAGAAGATTTCAAAAAAATATATGGTTATAGCGCAAAAGAGACTTATAAAAATTTGGGGTTTTCTGAAAAAGATATAGAAAGAGCGAGAATAATGTTTGCTGAATTGATTTTGAAAAAAGAGCCAAAATTATATGAAGGAGTACCGGAAGTTTTAGAAAAACTTAGCTCCAAATACATTTTGATTTTAGCCACGAATAATTTAATAGAGGAAGTTAAACAGAAATTTGATAAATATAAGTTAACCCATTATTTTAAAAAAATTATAGGAAAAAATGTGGGAATACCTTTCCAGAAAAGCGAAGCTATAATTAACGTATTATTAGATCTTGGGCTGGGCAAGGAGGGGGTTATTTATATTGGAGACAGAGACATAGATGCTGATATAGCAGATGAGGCAGGAATTAAAAATGTCATTTTAGTTGAATACGGCTGGGGTTACCATAGAGAACGGCCGCATAAAATCCATGTAAAAGAGCCGTCTGATATAGTTTCCGCGGTTTCTGGATTTAATAAATGA
- a CDS encoding HIT domain-containing protein gives MPLVFESKSFNIIVPERPHISRADGGHIIIIPKTEVEDRTKLSPEHAVELMKLTMVAGEAMKTALSSRGIEIGRINYQDNGNWTHLLHIHLYGRAKNAPIQKYGAPLNFPATKEEFLVQPALPPLNEDDISEISKEIKRLLNTDKYKSF, from the coding sequence ATGCCGTTAGTTTTTGAGTCTAAAAGCTTTAATATAATTGTTCCGGAGCGTCCGCATATTTCCCGCGCTGACGGCGGACATATAATTATCATTCCCAAGACAGAAGTTGAGGATAGAACCAAGCTTTCCCCCGAACATGCTGTGGAATTAATGAAATTGACTATGGTTGCAGGAGAAGCAATGAAAACCGCGCTTTCCTCCAGAGGTATTGAAATAGGGAGAATTAACTATCAAGACAATGGAAACTGGACTCACCTGTTGCACATACATCTCTATGGAAGAGCAAAAAATGCTCCGATACAAAAATACGGCGCTCCGTTAAATTTTCCGGCAACTAAAGAAGAATTTTTGGTACAGCCCGCCCTGCCGCCTTTGAACGAAGACGATATTTCAGAAATCAGTAAAGAAATCAAACGACTATTAAATACGGATAAATATAAAAGTTTTTAA
- a CDS encoding type II toxin-antitoxin system death-on-curing family toxin — protein sequence MRGLTAQEVEYVAHKLAREWMKWNEPIPDFGTRFPNVLESCLAMPFHSFGGKSAYKGLIGKASILFYLMIKNHPFKNGNKRIAMTALMTFLYKNNKWIKVDDVEFYNFAKWVAESGPKYKAEAVSAIEKFIKTYMVNLSDIGSDD from the coding sequence ATGAGAGGGCTAACTGCGCAAGAAGTTGAATACGTGGCGCATAAACTTGCCCGCGAATGGATGAAATGGAACGAGCCGATTCCCGATTTTGGCACCCGCTTCCCGAATGTTCTTGAAAGCTGCTTGGCTATGCCATTCCATTCGTTCGGCGGAAAAAGCGCTTACAAAGGCCTGATTGGTAAGGCTTCAATTCTTTTTTACTTAATGATTAAAAATCATCCGTTTAAGAACGGCAACAAAAGAATAGCCATGACTGCATTAATGACTTTTCTTTATAAAAATAACAAATGGATTAAAGTTGACGACGTTGAGTTTTATAATTTCGCGAAATGGGTGGCCGAAAGCGGTCCGAAATATAAAGCCGAGGCCGTCAGCGCAATTGAGAAGTTCATAAAAACGTACATGGTCAACTTATCGGATATCGGCTCGGATGACTAA
- a CDS encoding helix-turn-helix domain-containing protein: MGKKTFSTVEVAKTLGVSRQAVLKKIMSGEIKAKKIGKNYVVGRKDLPVEAGGELTASKKELIDKAIRKTVKEYGETLRLLGKE, from the coding sequence ATGGGCAAAAAGACCTTTTCCACCGTCGAGGTGGCTAAAACCTTGGGTGTAAGCCGTCAAGCCGTACTGAAGAAAATCATGTCCGGCGAGATAAAAGCCAAAAAAATAGGCAAAAATTACGTCGTGGGCCGAAAAGATTTGCCGGTTGAGGCCGGTGGAGAGCTTACTGCCTCAAAAAAAGAGCTTATTGATAAAGCCATCAGAAAGACCGTCAAAGAATACGGTGAGACTTTGCGTTTGCTTGGAAAAGAATGA
- a CDS encoding DEAD/DEAH box helicase, whose amino-acid sequence MNPKSVFETFGGLGIAPALLDIIARYKFQEPTPIQRQAIPIAIEGKDVVGIAQTGTGKTLAFGIPMIQILARSKGQGLVLLPTRELALQVDVELNKIGRSFGLKTAVLIGGLSLKPQIAMLARNPHIIIATPGRLLDHLEHRTAKLDKINILVLDEADRMLDMGFEPQIRRILHSLPKNRQTMLFSATLPQEIMKIASSYMRLPIRIEVAPPGTTVQSVAQEIFVVKKEDKLWLLEKILNEYKGSALVFTRTKYGAKKVAYRVKIMGHRVAEIHGNRSLGQRRDALEGFKSGKYRVLVATDIASRGIDVQGIELVLNFDLPEQAEDYVHRIGRTARAGREGHAISFAMPDQRKEVGAIEFLIKKNLPISKLPGTPPERRQQITLPSGGQPQFGGNRPPQKKFPPRFNRRGSSRNFKPRR is encoded by the coding sequence ATGAATCCTAAATCCGTTTTTGAAACATTCGGCGGCTTGGGTATAGCGCCCGCGCTTTTGGATATTATCGCGCGCTACAAATTTCAGGAGCCGACGCCCATTCAGCGCCAAGCTATTCCTATTGCGATTGAGGGTAAAGATGTAGTCGGTATAGCCCAGACCGGCACGGGTAAAACCCTTGCTTTCGGCATTCCGATGATTCAGATTCTGGCGCGCTCCAAAGGCCAAGGCCTAGTGCTTTTGCCTACGCGCGAACTTGCTTTGCAGGTGGACGTGGAGCTGAATAAAATCGGGCGCTCGTTCGGATTGAAAACAGCGGTGCTCATAGGCGGACTTTCTTTAAAACCGCAGATAGCGATGCTGGCTCGCAATCCTCATATTATTATCGCGACGCCGGGCCGTCTGCTTGACCACCTTGAGCACAGAACCGCGAAGCTGGATAAAATAAATATTCTTGTTCTTGATGAAGCGGACCGCATGCTTGATATGGGATTTGAGCCGCAGATAAGGCGTATTTTGCATTCGCTTCCTAAAAACCGCCAGACCATGCTTTTTTCAGCCACGCTTCCGCAAGAAATTATGAAAATAGCATCCAGCTATATGCGCCTTCCGATTCGGATTGAAGTCGCGCCTCCGGGGACAACGGTTCAAAGTGTTGCTCAAGAAATTTTTGTAGTTAAAAAAGAAGATAAGCTCTGGCTTCTTGAAAAAATTCTTAATGAATACAAGGGTTCGGCTCTGGTTTTTACCCGTACGAAATACGGCGCGAAAAAAGTGGCTTATCGCGTGAAAATTATGGGGCATCGGGTTGCTGAAATTCATGGCAACCGTTCGCTCGGCCAACGCAGAGACGCGCTTGAAGGGTTTAAATCCGGCAAATATCGGGTGTTGGTCGCAACCGATATTGCCTCTCGCGGCATTGACGTGCAGGGTATTGAGCTTGTGCTTAATTTCGATCTGCCCGAGCAAGCCGAAGATTACGTGCATAGAATCGGGCGCACCGCCCGCGCGGGCCGCGAAGGACACGCTATATCTTTTGCCATGCCTGACCAGAGAAAAGAGGTTGGCGCCATAGAATTTTTGATAAAAAAGAATCTGCCGATTTCAAAATTGCCCGGGACGCCTCCAGAACGCCGCCAACAAATAACTTTGCCATCAGGAGGACAGCCTCAATTTGGAGGGAACAGACCGCCTCAAAAAAAATTCCCTCCGCGTTTCAATCGCCGCGGCTCATCCCGCAATTTTAAGCCGAGGAGATAG
- a CDS encoding phenylacetate--CoA ligase family protein — translation MAKKNPEGFKEALKLFKESARIVPAYGSFLRKHGVNPVKVNSYADFVKVPATDKPHYLRAFDFFDLFPKSKVPPMISASSGSSGKPFYWPRGEEQEKVGGRQHERIFRDIFGVKKEDRTLVVVCFSMGTWIAGSFTMTSVRWLEKQGYNISVITPSIEKEDAVNILRDLAPIFDRIILAGYPPFLRDVIEEARAQKVNIKNLRLNLLFAGENFSEKYRAIIHQISGIKNGFNGFSGSVSIYGTADAGAIGHETPATILIRRTAFENKSFAKTLGLDSFIPTIVQYDPRHVFFEMAEGELLFTARAGIPLMRYNIHDTGRIIGHEDMRVILKKANILDRARALGFEKWKSPFIFLGARSDVATTFYALNIYPENIKVGLERKNVYKFVTGKFIAYTRLFRNGRDQKLFIEVELARGVKPAPKLLAKIRQSVFEGLTSKNMEYRKLNRSIGAKALPNIILAQFGDPRFVVRKSKHKWSKR, via the coding sequence ATGGCCAAAAAGAATCCTGAAGGGTTTAAAGAAGCTCTAAAACTTTTTAAAGAGTCGGCGCGAATAGTGCCGGCTTATGGGTCGTTTTTGCGAAAACACGGCGTAAATCCGGTAAAAGTCAATTCATACGCTGATTTTGTTAAAGTGCCCGCGACTGACAAACCTCATTATTTGAGAGCCTTTGATTTTTTTGATTTGTTCCCCAAAAGTAAAGTTCCGCCGATGATTTCAGCAAGTTCCGGCTCTTCGGGCAAACCGTTTTACTGGCCCAGAGGCGAGGAGCAGGAAAAAGTTGGCGGTCGTCAGCATGAAAGGATTTTTAGGGATATTTTCGGCGTCAAAAAAGAAGACCGGACTTTGGTTGTTGTTTGTTTTTCCATGGGCACTTGGATTGCCGGCTCCTTTACCATGACATCAGTTCGGTGGCTGGAAAAACAAGGGTATAATATCTCCGTAATCACCCCTTCAATTGAAAAAGAAGACGCGGTTAACATTTTGCGCGATCTCGCGCCGATTTTTGACCGGATTATTCTTGCCGGATACCCGCCCTTTTTAAGAGATGTTATTGAAGAAGCAAGGGCCCAAAAAGTAAACATAAAAAATTTGAGATTAAATCTGCTTTTTGCCGGAGAAAATTTTTCCGAAAAATACCGCGCCATAATTCATCAAATTTCGGGAATTAAAAACGGTTTTAACGGTTTTAGCGGTTCGGTGAGCATTTACGGCACGGCGGACGCCGGAGCAATTGGACACGAAACTCCGGCAACTATTTTGATAAGAAGGACGGCGTTTGAAAATAAATCGTTTGCAAAAACTCTTGGTCTGGATTCTTTTATTCCGACCATAGTGCAGTATGACCCCAGGCATGTATTTTTTGAGATGGCCGAAGGCGAGCTTTTATTTACCGCGCGCGCAGGCATTCCGCTTATGCGTTATAACATCCATGACACCGGACGAATAATCGGCCATGAAGATATGCGCGTTATTTTGAAAAAGGCCAATATTCTGGATAGGGCAAGGGCTTTGGGATTTGAAAAATGGAAGTCGCCCTTCATCTTTCTTGGCGCGCGTTCGGATGTCGCCACCACGTTTTACGCTTTAAACATTTATCCCGAAAACATAAAAGTCGGCCTTGAACGCAAAAATGTTTATAAATTTGTTACCGGGAAATTTATAGCCTATACCCGCCTCTTTAGAAATGGGCGCGACCAGAAACTCTTCATAGAAGTTGAGCTTGCGCGCGGCGTAAAGCCGGCTCCGAAACTTTTGGCCAAGATTCGTCAAAGCGTTTTTGAGGGGCTTACCAGCAAGAATATGGAATATAGAAAACTAAACCGTTCCATAGGCGCGAAAGCTCTGCCGAATATAATTTTGGCGCAGTTTGGCGATCCGCGTTTCGTCGTAAGAAAATCCAAGCACAAATGGTCTAAAAGGTAG
- the dnaJ gene encoding molecular chaperone DnaJ, which produces MKDYYKVLGVEKGAEKEEIKKAYRRLAHKYHPDKNGGSDAEFKHINEAYYVLGDDRRREEYDQFGSFPGGGAGGFQGRGDFGFEEIWKNFGGGFNGAVGGDFADIFENFFGFDFSGRQRQSRGRDISIDIILPFHDAIFGTTRKILLTKKSSCQVCRGTGGKDDEASSCITCSGSGTVRETKRSIFGTFTSLSECPKCRGRGEVFKNPCKTCGGAGIVRRQDEIEIAVPAGINNGEMIRITGAGEAKQNGLSGDLYVKVQVEPHKRFRREGDNLLADVDVSLTDALLGSKKEIEALDGKIKIEIPAGVDSENILRVRGRGVPKQRGGRGDLLFRVKVKNPKKLSKKAREIIEELKKEGL; this is translated from the coding sequence ATGAAAGATTATTATAAGGTTCTTGGCGTTGAAAAAGGCGCCGAAAAAGAAGAGATTAAAAAGGCCTATAGGCGCCTCGCTCATAAGTACCATCCGGATAAAAACGGCGGGAGTGATGCCGAATTCAAGCATATAAACGAAGCTTATTATGTTCTGGGCGACGACCGGCGCAGAGAAGAATATGACCAATTCGGCTCTTTTCCCGGGGGAGGAGCCGGAGGATTTCAAGGCAGGGGTGATTTTGGTTTTGAAGAAATCTGGAAAAACTTCGGAGGCGGTTTTAATGGCGCTGTCGGAGGAGACTTCGCCGACATTTTTGAAAATTTTTTTGGTTTCGATTTTTCGGGACGTCAGAGACAGTCAAGAGGGAGGGATATTTCAATTGATATTATTTTGCCTTTTCATGACGCCATTTTTGGGACGACGCGAAAAATTCTTTTGACCAAAAAAAGTTCTTGCCAGGTTTGCCGCGGAACCGGAGGAAAAGACGATGAGGCGTCAAGCTGTATTACTTGTTCCGGTTCAGGAACCGTGCGCGAAACAAAAAGGTCTATCTTCGGAACTTTTACCAGTCTTTCCGAATGTCCGAAATGCCGCGGCCGCGGCGAGGTGTTTAAAAATCCGTGCAAGACCTGCGGAGGCGCGGGTATAGTCCGCAGGCAAGACGAGATAGAAATCGCGGTCCCGGCCGGCATAAATAACGGTGAAATGATAAGAATAACCGGCGCGGGCGAGGCTAAACAAAACGGTTTGTCGGGCGATCTTTACGTAAAAGTTCAGGTTGAACCGCACAAAAGATTCAGGCGCGAAGGTGATAATTTGCTGGCGGATGTTGATGTTTCTTTGACCGACGCTTTGCTTGGTTCAAAAAAAGAGATAGAGGCCTTGGATGGAAAAATAAAAATAGAAATTCCTGCCGGTGTTGATTCTGAAAATATTTTAAGAGTCCGCGGCCGCGGCGTGCCTAAACAAAGAGGAGGAAGAGGGGATTTGCTTTTCAGAGTTAAAGTCAAAAATCCCAAAAAATTATCCAAAAAAGCCAGAGAAATTATTGAGGAATTGAAAAAAGAGGGGTTATAA